One Paraglaciecola mesophila genomic region harbors:
- a CDS encoding DUF2780 domain-containing protein — protein sequence MKKLSIVLTVAALSIQPQAHAEGWLDSIKSMLGMETQQETATPSASGMVSSVADSLGVTQTQASGGLGAIFNYAKENISSDQYSQLANSLPGVGGLLESVPDISNMTSEGGLGGILDKAASYNESLKAINDVKKQFEALGLKPEMITQFVSKAQAYLDTPEGHQAKQLLTQGLGKLLG from the coding sequence ATGAAAAAATTAAGTATCGTACTTACTGTTGCAGCACTCAGCATTCAACCTCAAGCCCATGCAGAAGGCTGGCTAGACTCAATAAAGAGCATGCTTGGAATGGAAACACAGCAAGAAACTGCGACGCCCTCAGCCTCAGGCATGGTTTCCTCAGTGGCAGACTCACTTGGCGTCACACAAACTCAAGCATCTGGTGGTTTAGGGGCGATTTTTAATTATGCAAAAGAAAATATTTCCTCTGATCAGTACAGCCAATTAGCTAACTCACTTCCCGGCGTTGGTGGTTTGTTAGAATCGGTACCAGATATTAGCAACATGACAAGTGAAGGCGGATTAGGCGGTATTTTAGATAAAGCAGCCAGCTACAATGAATCACTCAAAGCAATCAATGATGTGAAAAAACAATTTGAAGCTCTAGGCCTAAAACCCGAAATGATCACGCAATTCGTTAGTAAAGCTCAAGCTTATTTGGATACGCCTGAAGGTCACCAAGCCAAACAATTGCTAACTCAAGGTCTAGGTAAGTTATTAGGCTAA
- a CDS encoding TrkH family potassium uptake protein: MQYRTITRILGLLVALFSVTMIPPAIISLYFKDGSGLPFFLAFLLCLGTGLLFWYPNRLHRKDLRAKEGFLIVVLFWTVLASFGALPLLLLEQPEMSVSDAFFEAFSGLTTTGATVIQGIDYLPKAVQFYRQQLQWLGGMGIIVLAVAILPILGVGGMQLYRAETPGPVKDSKMTPRIADTAKHLWYIYLTLTISCGVAYWFAGMDWFDALCHAFSTVAIGGFSNYDASLGYFDSPWINIVCVVFLWIAALNFALHYAAASGRTLMGYFYDPELRAFFLIQFVLVAVYFFVLMKFSWFDNAGIALDQALIQSVSFSTTAGFATTDFSHWPAFLPIMLIFSSFIGGCAGSTGGGLKVVRVLLLYLQGKREVDRLIHPKAVYTVKLGDRALPDKVVEAVWGFFSAYAMIFVIIMVCLIATGMDDVSAFTATAATLNNLGPGLGTVSGSFADVSDTGKWLLILAMLFGRLEVFSLLVLFSPTFWRS, from the coding sequence ATGCAGTACCGAACGATAACTCGGATTTTAGGCTTACTTGTTGCGTTATTCAGTGTGACTATGATCCCCCCCGCTATTATTTCTTTGTACTTCAAAGACGGTAGCGGCCTTCCATTTTTCCTTGCATTTTTATTGTGTTTGGGCACTGGTTTACTGTTTTGGTACCCTAATCGTCTACATCGCAAAGATTTACGTGCGAAGGAAGGTTTTTTAATTGTTGTTCTTTTTTGGACGGTGTTAGCAAGTTTTGGGGCATTACCCTTACTTTTATTAGAGCAACCCGAGATGTCTGTTTCAGATGCGTTTTTCGAGGCTTTCTCAGGGTTAACCACAACTGGAGCAACTGTGATCCAGGGGATCGATTATTTGCCCAAAGCGGTGCAATTTTATCGTCAACAATTACAGTGGCTCGGTGGAATGGGGATCATTGTATTAGCAGTTGCTATTCTTCCAATTCTAGGCGTCGGGGGGATGCAGCTTTATCGGGCTGAAACACCGGGCCCAGTGAAGGATTCTAAGATGACTCCTCGTATCGCCGACACGGCAAAGCACCTGTGGTACATCTATCTTACATTGACTATCAGTTGTGGTGTTGCTTATTGGTTTGCAGGTATGGATTGGTTTGATGCTCTCTGTCATGCTTTTTCAACTGTCGCCATAGGCGGATTTTCCAACTATGATGCTAGCCTTGGTTACTTTGATAGTCCTTGGATCAATATCGTTTGTGTTGTGTTCCTTTGGATTGCGGCACTAAACTTTGCCCTTCACTATGCAGCAGCAAGTGGACGTACTCTAATGGGATATTTTTATGATCCTGAACTACGTGCCTTTTTCTTAATCCAGTTTGTGCTAGTTGCAGTGTATTTTTTCGTTTTAATGAAATTTAGTTGGTTTGACAATGCGGGTATAGCGCTCGACCAAGCATTAATACAATCCGTTTCTTTTAGTACTACGGCAGGTTTTGCCACTACGGATTTTTCTCATTGGCCTGCCTTTTTACCTATCATGCTGATTTTTTCTAGCTTTATTGGAGGCTGTGCAGGGTCTACCGGTGGTGGGTTAAAAGTTGTGCGTGTGCTTTTACTTTATTTACAAGGTAAACGTGAAGTTGATCGTCTTATCCATCCTAAGGCTGTGTACACAGTGAAATTAGGCGACCGAGCCTTACCTGACAAAGTGGTGGAGGCGGTATGGGGATTTTTTTCAGCATACGCGATGATTTTCGTTATTATCATGGTATGTTTGATTGCGACTGGAATGGACGACGTTTCTGCGTTTACTGCAACTGCTGCTACGCTGAATAACTTAGGGCCTGGCCTAGGAACCGTCTCTGGCTCGTTTGCTGATGTGTCCGATACAGGGAAATGGCTGTTGATTCTGGCGATGTTGTTTGGTCGTCTAGAAGTGTTTTCTCTTCTTGTCTTGTTCTCGCCTACATTTTGGCGAAGCTAA
- a CDS encoding complement resistance protein TraT — protein sequence MKNYARAVKIAFVGFAILALSSCAAVHTSIAKKDLDVQTKLSTSIFVDAVPPEKRKVYLEVRSAVMEFDRNAFRQALNEQIAGSGNGYSFVDSPDDAQYTMSVFVRNLEKASPSAAENYLSSGFQGVAAGSAIGYATGGSYRGAAAAGLIGGLASTAANAFVKDVTYLLVADIQIRERAKKGVIVRRDSKVNTKISDDGATTQTYSEATNQKEYRTRVVTTANKANLELEEAQPLMFEKTAYAMASFF from the coding sequence ATGAAAAACTATGCTCGTGCAGTCAAAATTGCATTCGTCGGATTTGCTATTTTGGCCTTATCAAGTTGTGCAGCGGTTCACACATCAATTGCAAAAAAGGACTTAGACGTTCAAACCAAACTCAGCACCTCAATCTTTGTTGACGCAGTGCCACCAGAAAAACGCAAGGTGTATTTAGAAGTTCGCTCTGCCGTGATGGAATTCGATCGCAATGCATTTAGACAAGCATTAAATGAGCAGATTGCTGGTAGCGGAAATGGCTACTCTTTTGTTGATAGCCCAGATGACGCACAATATACCATGAGCGTCTTTGTACGTAATCTTGAAAAAGCTTCGCCTAGCGCTGCGGAAAACTACCTATCTAGTGGCTTCCAAGGCGTAGCTGCCGGCTCAGCTATTGGTTATGCGACAGGTGGAAGCTATCGTGGAGCGGCTGCAGCTGGTCTTATTGGTGGTTTAGCATCAACTGCAGCAAATGCGTTTGTTAAAGATGTCACCTATTTACTGGTGGCTGATATTCAAATTCGTGAGCGTGCCAAAAAAGGGGTCATCGTACGTCGTGATTCTAAGGTAAACACCAAAATATCCGATGATGGTGCGACAACTCAGACCTATTCTGAAGCAACAAATCAAAAAGAATACCGCACTCGTGTTGTAACCACTGCAAACAAAGCCAACCTTGAGCTTGAAGAAGCCCAGCCGCTTATGTTTGAGAAAACAGCATACGCAATGGCATCATTCTTCTAA